The following are from one region of the Vulpes vulpes isolate BD-2025 chromosome 14, VulVul3, whole genome shotgun sequence genome:
- the DEFB124 gene encoding beta-defensin 124 — MTQLLLLIVALLALGHMQPGRSEFKRCWKGQGACRTYCTRQETYLHMCPDASLCCLPYGSRPLSSKPEYV, encoded by the exons ATGACACAGCTGCTTCTGCTCATTGTGGCTCTCCTGGCCCTGGGTCATATGCAGCCAG GGAGAAGTGAATTTAAGCGGTGCTGGAAGGGCCAAGGGGCCTGCCGGACTTACTGTACGAGGCAAGAAACCTACCTACACATGTGCCCAGATGCCTCTCTGTGCTGTCTCCCCTATGGAAGCAGGCCTCTGTCCTCCAAGCCTGAATATGTGTAG